tttccgATATCAAGAATTCAACCAAGCGTAAATATGCTtacatcgttacaaacttgAACCATTTTAAACACGGTCGAAAATATTCATggtattgaattatttcaatgaaatgtatattatgtgcCCTTGTCTATGTTATAATGGGTTTACGAGGTTCCTTTAGTTATGGTTCTCACACTGCAGAAGCGTGATAAGATTGATAAGGGTCGCCTTTGAAGCAGGCTTTATGTAATGAAAGGAATGTGTAGACGTAAATGAGGACCTCTTTAGGTGCTCATTTACGTCTTTTAATAATCGACGCACAatcaacaatacaaaaattcttattaaaagGAATCAACATGAGATTAACTTAAATACTttgactaaataataaaaacattttgagaATATACAAAGATTACATAGAAtgatgtatacatatattatatatattaaaagtctCACCTCATGATATTCTAACATTGAAAGGTTGTAAAAGTaaccatataaaatttaatggtaAAATTTTTTGTCGTAAAGATTAGGGTAACTTAgacataatatatgtgtatatttgattaatacctataatacagtaaattatttcatttaggtaaaacaaatgatatgatgcaatgttttatttttctaattggTATTGAGGTAATTTCTGAAAGCATTATGTTACAGATATTGATAATGTTAGAATGTCTCTCCCCCATGGATTTgtgagaaaatatatttaggatCTATATtggctatttatttttcgccGCCTGGCAACAAAGCTATATAATCATGGAGGAATTGGAACATAATTGTACTTGTATTTTCcttatttgtttcataaataattaaaaagaaggaAAAGGGCGAGCACGAAACCAAAGAAATGtctgttattttgtaattaagaaCCTAACTAACTAGAACCTTtagatataattacataatacagGTTTATATACACGTGTAGctagattttattttccacaggtttatgaaagaaaaatataaaatatttaaaaataaattgcagaAAAAGATCCagtctaaataattaaattaaacaaaatggcACAGTATACATAAAAGCATAATTAGACTGGAAACTGTATTTTACCCTACGCCTTATAAAATAGCATATTtccgttaaaaaaaataagttaagtGATGCTGAGTGACTTGCTTACTTTATCTCTTCAACCTAATATCTTCACTGTTACCGTATACCTACTTatcatgtaatataataataattcacacAGATAATTACATTTCCTACTTCTGTTATTAACGTTTTACAACACATTTCTAAatgttaatacattataatttagtcCGCCTCAAAATAACGTCagttatcttatacctttaaacgagcaattcttgtatatatatatatatatatataattggaatctcggaatcggctccaacgattttcatgaaatttagtatacagggggttacgggggcgataaatcgatctagctaggaattttttttagaaaatgtcatattcgtgttttatcgtgtttttttttcctgacatctattggtgaataataatactatattgcttcgtagatagctggacaactgaaataatgtcatattcgtgtttttttttcctgacatctattggtgaataataatactattttgcttcgtatatagctggacaactgaaataacacataggcactttttataccgatattcctacgggatacggttacgcagcacgcttacgcggtttcaaccgcgggtcacagctagtatatttaaataattcttgcGCATCTGTGTCAGGGTCAACATTCTTTTCTTTACTGATCACGGAAATTATTTCCGAGccattgaatatattaatatatataacaatgaatatatttagaaattaaatactttttatctgaGCTgtgcgtggtcacggggagactgacacTGTCTCTgacacgctcgctgtaaagtgttcgaaacgtcgggtcaataatcttatatctttaaacgagcaattcttgtatatatatatatatatatatatatatataattggaatctcggaatcggctccaacgattttcatgaaatttagtatacagggggtttcgggggcgataaatcgatctagctaggaattttttttagaaaatgtcatattcgtgttttattcgtgttttttttttcctgacatctattggtgaataataatactattttgcttcgtagatagctgtacaactgaaataacacataggcactttttataccgatattcctacgggatacggttacgcagcacgcttacgcggtttcaaccgcgggtcacagctagtataatgaataaatcgcgtttaaaatccgttaaaaagatCTTAATTTCTGaacgtataatactcgcgtaaaatcaaacatgtgacaatacaatgaatatatttgataaaaaatagcattttgacatttgatttattttgagaattgatcaaatacgtatttttcttcttttttaccTATATTTTGCCCGCCatcattttttacaaaattaagttCTCAAGAGCAAttgaacttattttatttttagtaatattataaacactcatgctcaattatttatctttcttttcTAGGAGGAGGGATGGAGAAGCGTTGAAAATGGATTTGGACGAAGATGACTTGTGgactaataaaacaaatgtcaCAGAAGTAACATCGATGCCAGATCACGAGTCTCTGAATGTGATTTTACCTCTCACAgtcatttattcaataatttttgtcGCTGGCATTTTAGGGAATATCAGTACTTGTGTAGTGATCGCAAGAAATCGCTCTATGCACACAGCGACTAACTTTTACTTATTTAGTCTCGCTTTATCTGATCTTCTTCTTTTGATTTGTGGCCTGCCCATAGAATTATATCGCCTTTGGGACCCGATATCGTATCCCCTTGGCGAGCCGTTGTGCCTGTCGATGGGCTTAATATCCGAGACTTCAGCTAATGCTACAGTGTTGACCATAACTGCGTTTACCGTAGAGAGGTACATAGCAATATGCCGTCCGTTTATGTCGCACACAATGTCCAAATCATCGAGAGCTGTGCGTTATATCATGGTTATCTGGGTGGTTGCATTGTGTAGTGCGGTGCCGCAAGCGATGCAATTCGGTATAGTGACATTTAATGAAAAGGGACGTGACATAAGTGCGTGTACAGTAAAGGGACATGGTGTACATGAAGTGTTTGTTATATCTAGTTTTGTATTCTTCGTCGTACCAATGTCACTAATAACAGTGTTGTATGTACTGATTGGTGTCAAACTGAATACGTCTAGTGTGTTACATCCAGTGAAGAAATCGTCCATAGAGAGTAGGGATAAAAATGGTTCGATGCGGTATAGGAATGGAGCGTCACAAAGAAGAGTTATAAGGATGTTAGGtgagtaattttatttccaatCTTATACAGACTTTCATATCCAGCGACTAAATTGAATTGCGTATCACGATATTTCGCTCTGACTTGCATTCAAGGATTGCATTCAAGGAGGTGCTTTGCGTTTAAAGAGTAATCGATTCACATTTTCTCCTTTTTCCTTGAGTATGTAAGCGACTGCGATTGATTTTTGTgcaatacatttgtataatgtataactttgattaaacattatttattatttttctttatgaagCCTACGTATATAAAAGCTGTATATTGTTAATCAATGAGATAACGCAAAATGTAGGGTTCATAAGAATCTTTAACGTTTAAAATAGctaaacatacaattttaccCACAAGAAAGCCGATTATATAAAACCGACTTCAAGAAATGAAgagattttcataaatattataatgttttcataactgtgctttaaataaatgaaatgatatcTAATGTCgtttatgtaatgtaaatgtGATGCTTCTTAAATATAAGGCTCGGGTTTgttgaaaacaaaactaaaaaactatttcatacaaaagaaacaaaagttaCGTAAAGTTCTTATCAtagcttatttataacaatagcaTCTTTGCTATAATCTTTCATATAATAGTATCTTTGAAAACTCATCTATATAAGAGCATATAAGGGATGTACTCCATAAAGCTTCATGAACAGGTGtcgcaaaatttattttgaactcTTTCCAATATAACATATGAAGTTAATGAGTGACTTAATGCTTGCTTTTATGTAActaattagtttataattaaactatagTATTGTAAGTTGAGGTTTATGCTAAGATTATATATTACGCCGTAAGATTCTAGAGctattagtttattaatagGTAATCCAACTTGCAAGATTACGAATTGTCGAAAAATTGTGATCcgtaatatttacaatttagcgcattattatatatttcgttaGACTGCCTTTAATGGGAATGTATCGTAGAATGTATTCACGTTTTGCCAAACATCTGTTAGGTGCAGGTCGCGATTTGACGAAGACGCGCGAAGCGGCGAAGGCTGACCTAACCTTACCCATCCTATCGAATGGCCATTTCGTAATTTTACGGTTTCGCATTGAAAGTTGTAATGTAACGCTTACAAAATTCGAtgatatatgaattaattagtGCATTATACTAAATCAACAGAGCtaataaacaaagaataatctttgtttgtttgaacgcgctactctcaggaactacttgaccgatttcaaaaattgtttcgCCCATATGCAAGGGCGAAACAACTCCAGTCCCATTGCACTAACTAGATTAATAATTGTGtaccacaaaataaatattacataagttATTTAAGGAGGTACATAGCTATAATTGGAGACGCTCTTGATCGATGTTTGAAAAATGTAGTtgtgtgaatatttataaggaCGATCCGTATTGCAGCGGAAGGTGGATTTGACCTAGAAAGATTTATGCCATCAacgttttttaacataatttcattCAGTATCCCTGttccttaatttaaaatatcgtaaATAGAATTCCTTAACCCATTCGGTAATcagtatttacatatttttattttgttacatattaataaatacgctatttatatataatattattagtattatagttataaaaagaaatacatgcGGATGAATAtagaacctcctcctttttgtttttgaaaggTTATTGGTTATtggtttgaattttttaaatttaatttatttattaagccaACATAGACTCATGCATTATACTAAATTGCATACATTACATCTACAAGGTTAATGAATCAATTTCAGAAATGTATGAGTACGCATGAAGTAGGTACTGATATGCAGTTATGCGATACAAAACCTATGGAAGGACAGAACtatgcattataattaattctacGCACTATTTCAACAATAAACGTGGAATTTTAAAGCACGtgaatatataaagttattttaaattctcttcataaattataataataataagcacgAGCATTTTAAGAACTTATTCGAATAATCGGCTAAGTTGTAAAACCGTTCGAAGTACACCGAATTGATCGACATGTCGATACaacatattttagttttataattatttagtgaTAATATTCCCACGAGGCCTCATTAAATTACTTAACACCTTCACTTCGGAACAGGGTCATGTTGGCCAGTCGCGGTACTGCAACGGAGAGACGAAGAAAGCTCTGTCTCTAGCGCTTTGGTGATTCATTATTGCAGGTGTTTATTAGAGTTCGATAGAGAAAAACACGTAACACATTACAGCTTGAAGTCGAAATTACAGTTCTTCCATATCAAAACATCACGGTGGGCACTGAACATGCGTAGTGTTCGTACAATATGATCAACgatgaaaaaatttacaaatttttcgAAATAGCGAGTAATGGGCAGGGTACTCCGAAAGAATGCGGATAAcctttaaaagtatataaataaaaatagttaaaagaaTACAAAGATATTGCAGGAAATTC
Above is a genomic segment from Zerene cesonia ecotype Mississippi chromosome 19, Zerene_cesonia_1.1, whole genome shotgun sequence containing:
- the LOC119834693 gene encoding pyrokinin-1 receptor-like isoform X1, with the protein product MDLDEDDLWTNKTNVTEVTSMPDHESLNVILPLTVIYSIIFVAGILGNISTCVVIARNRSMHTATNFYLFSLALSDLLLLICGLPIELYRLWDPISYPLGEPLCLSMGLISETSANATVLTITAFTVERYIAICRPFMSHTMSKSSRAVRYIMVIWVVALCSAVPQAMQFGIVTFNEKGRDISACTVKGHGVHEVFVISSFVFFVVPMSLITVLYVLIGVKLNTSSVLHPVKKSSIESRDKNGSMRYRNGASQRRVIRMLVAVALSFFLCWAPFHVQRIIAIYGKNLEHPSDTFYLVYIVLTYLSGVLYFLSTAINPFLYNIMSNKFRNAFKMTLSVWCSRRDGPRLGRTYSALLASRQRAASERARSHPRLLRRLSTATTQLCVAPSRAQSYRRNLSIVNESPSVNWVWQQRRLNEGSDSFTSPRSISNSSLHEFDQELSGEELATYMYQVNCNIGGLT
- the LOC119834693 gene encoding pyrokinin-1 receptor-like isoform X2, coding for MDLDEDDLWTNKTNVTEVTSMPDHESLNVILPLTVIYSIIFVAGILGNISTCVVIARNRSMHTATNFYLFSLALSDLLLLICGLPIELYRLWDPISYPLGEPLCLSMGLISETSANATVLTITAFTVERYIAICRPFMSHTMSKSSRAVRYIMVIWVVALCSAVPQAMQFGIVTFNEKGRDISACTVKGHGVHEVFVISSFVFFVVPMSLITVLYVLIGVKLNTSSVLHPVKKSSIESRDKNGSMRYRNGASQRRVIRMLVAVALSFFLCWAPFHVQRIIAIYGKNLEHPSDTFYLVYIVLTYLSGVLYFLSTAINPFLYNIMSNKFRNAFKMTLSVWCSRRDGPRLGRTYSALLASRQRAASERARSHPRLLRRLSTATTQLCVAPSRAQVSPTEEIFPS